In the genome of Saccharomonospora viridis DSM 43017, one region contains:
- a CDS encoding NAD(P) transhydrogenase subunit alpha translates to MADTPTPTRIGVVAETAPGERRVALVPTHVQQLVDRGLRVVCEPGAGAGAWYEDEEYERAGAELGDPWGADIVLTVSPPSPAEVDRLASGAVLVGFLAPATNTEGIAALRKAGVRAFAVEAVPRVSRAQSMDALSSQATVTGYRAALLAAERLPRFFPMLTTAAGTVPPASVLVLGAGVAGLQALATAKRLGARTTGYDVRPEVSDQVRSVGARWLDLEISAVGSGGYARELTPKERARQQERLAEAVADFDAVITTASVPGGRAPTLITAESVRAMRPGSVIVDLAGETGGNCELSVPGEEVVVHDVTICSPLNLPSECAVHASELYSRNLVELLGLMLDDEGRLLPTTSDEILASTCVTATDEEVD, encoded by the coding sequence GTGGCCGACACACCGACACCGACTCGTATCGGGGTGGTCGCCGAGACCGCGCCGGGGGAACGCAGGGTGGCGCTCGTACCGACCCACGTGCAACAGCTGGTCGACCGAGGACTACGGGTCGTCTGCGAGCCCGGGGCGGGGGCGGGGGCATGGTACGAGGACGAGGAGTACGAACGGGCCGGGGCCGAACTCGGCGACCCTTGGGGCGCCGACATCGTGCTCACGGTGTCTCCGCCGAGCCCGGCCGAGGTCGATCGACTCGCGTCCGGGGCGGTGTTGGTCGGTTTTCTCGCGCCCGCCACCAACACCGAGGGGATCGCCGCGCTGCGTAAGGCGGGGGTGCGGGCGTTCGCCGTCGAGGCCGTACCACGGGTCTCCCGGGCCCAGAGCATGGACGCGCTGTCGTCCCAGGCCACGGTCACGGGATATCGTGCGGCATTGCTGGCCGCCGAGCGGTTGCCCCGGTTCTTCCCGATGCTCACCACCGCGGCGGGCACGGTACCGCCCGCTTCGGTGCTCGTGCTCGGCGCCGGTGTGGCCGGACTGCAAGCACTCGCCACGGCGAAGCGCCTCGGCGCCAGGACCACCGGCTACGACGTGCGTCCGGAGGTCTCCGACCAGGTGCGGTCGGTGGGTGCCCGGTGGTTGGACCTGGAAATCTCGGCTGTCGGTTCGGGCGGGTACGCCCGTGAACTCACCCCGAAGGAGCGAGCCCGACAACAGGAGCGGCTCGCCGAGGCCGTGGCGGACTTCGATGCCGTGATCACCACGGCCTCGGTCCCGGGAGGGCGAGCCCCCACCCTGATCACGGCCGAATCCGTGCGCGCCATGCGGCCCGGCAGCGTGATCGTGGATCTCGCGGGCGAGACGGGTGGCAACTGCGAGCTCAGCGTTCCCGGCGAAGAGGTGGTGGTGCACGACGTGACGATCTGCTCGCCACTCAACCTGCCGTCCGAATGCGCTGTCCACGCGAGCGAGCTCTACTCGCGAAACCTCGTGGAGCTACTCGGACTCATGCTCGACGACGAGGGACGGCTGTTGCCCACCACCAGCGACGAGATCCTCGCGAGCACGTGTGTGACGGCAACCGACGAGGAGGTCGACTGA
- a CDS encoding YjbQ family protein, producing MYSTEIDVNTGSQAVVYDLTADIRRFLAEAEAGDGLLHVWVPHATAGLAVIETGAGSDDDLLAALDDLLPRDDRWRHRHGSPGHGRDHVLPAFLPPYATVPVLGGAPALGTWQSVCLVDTNVDNPTRRVRLSYLAG from the coding sequence ATGTATTCCACGGAAATCGACGTCAACACCGGCTCACAGGCGGTGGTGTACGACCTCACCGCCGACATCCGTCGCTTCCTGGCCGAGGCCGAAGCGGGTGACGGACTGCTGCACGTCTGGGTTCCGCATGCGACCGCCGGCCTCGCCGTGATCGAAACCGGCGCGGGAAGCGACGACGACCTGCTCGCCGCCCTCGACGACCTGTTGCCGAGGGACGATCGGTGGCGCCACCGGCACGGCAGTCCCGGACACGGCCGCGACCACGTGCTGCCCGCTTTCCTTCCCCCATACGCCACGGTGCCCGTGCTGGGAGGCGCACCGGCGCTGGGCACATGGCAGTCGGTCTGTCTGGTCGACACCAACGTCGACAATCCGACGCGCCGGGTCCGGTTGTCCTACCTGGCGGGCTGA
- a CDS encoding Lsr2 dimerization domain-containing protein: MARFAAIHTLDDITGEPARETVFFALDGVEYKIDLTAEHADDLRSILTRYIEHARRTGGRKQARRLIDGPTPISSPPARFAPRPTTRRKRSSAAATTAATTVVETVESAKESAKTSRGSARTKAKTGRQTRTNRRTKNASVTDSAPTTPAPKPAKRVSPPARAAVPQVTFSAPES; this comes from the coding sequence TTGGCCAGGTTCGCGGCAATTCACACGCTGGACGACATCACAGGGGAGCCGGCGCGGGAAACTGTGTTCTTCGCTCTCGACGGTGTCGAATACAAGATCGACCTCACGGCCGAGCACGCAGACGATCTCCGCTCCATCCTCACCCGTTACATCGAGCACGCGCGCCGTACCGGTGGACGTAAGCAGGCCCGTCGCCTGATCGACGGCCCGACGCCGATCTCGTCCCCTCCGGCGCGGTTCGCCCCCCGGCCCACCACCCGGAGGAAGCGTTCCTCCGCCGCGGCGACCACGGCGGCGACCACGGTGGTGGAGACCGTGGAATCCGCCAAGGAATCCGCCAAGACGAGCAGAGGATCGGCCAGGACGAAGGCGAAGACCGGTCGCCAGACTCGCACCAACCGACGTACGAAGAACGCGTCGGTCACCGACTCGGCGCCGACCACACCCGCACCGAAGCCGGCCAAGCGCGTGTCTCCTCCCGCAAGGGCGGCCGTGCCCCAGGTGACCTTCTCGGCCCCCGAGAGCTGA
- a CDS encoding NAD(P)(+) transhydrogenase (Re/Si-specific) subunit beta, translated as MTTVVGIGYLLAFSLFIVGLMGLTGPKTAVRGNALAAAGMVVAIVSTLLLPGMGNWWLIALGLVLGAIVGVPAARKVKMTAMPQMVALFNGVGGGAVALIAWVEFRDTAGYVGLPLHVSVASLFAAIIGSVSFWGSLMAFGKLQGWLPARPVAVAGLLHRLLTVVALVAAFVYAITVMVGGTSEWLVIGVLISSAFFGVLMVLPIGGADMPVVISLLNAATGLSAAAMGLALDNTALIVAGMLVGASGSILTNLMAKAMNRPLASILAGGVGGGTESSGGDRTGDRPVRSTNATDAAIQLAYANRVLVVPGYGMAVAQAQHVVRELADLLERKGVDVGYAVHPVAGRMPGHMNVLLAEADVPYESLKDMDESNSLFGQTDVALVIGANDVVNPAARTDPDSPIYGMPILDVLASRSVIVLKRSMGAGFAGVDNELFVDPKTRMLFGDAKASVSDVVEELKKL; from the coding sequence ATGACCACGGTCGTCGGTATCGGCTATCTTCTCGCGTTCTCCCTGTTCATCGTCGGTCTCATGGGGCTCACCGGGCCGAAGACGGCGGTGCGCGGCAACGCGCTCGCGGCGGCGGGCATGGTCGTCGCCATCGTCTCGACACTCCTGCTGCCCGGTATGGGCAACTGGTGGCTGATCGCGTTGGGGCTCGTGCTCGGTGCGATCGTCGGTGTCCCCGCGGCCCGCAAGGTGAAGATGACGGCGATGCCACAGATGGTGGCGCTGTTCAACGGGGTCGGTGGTGGCGCGGTGGCGCTCATCGCGTGGGTGGAATTCCGTGATACGGCCGGATACGTCGGTCTCCCGCTGCACGTGTCGGTGGCGTCGTTGTTCGCCGCGATCATCGGCTCGGTGTCGTTTTGGGGCTCGCTGATGGCCTTCGGCAAGCTCCAGGGGTGGTTGCCCGCACGTCCCGTGGCCGTGGCGGGACTCCTGCACCGGTTGCTCACCGTGGTCGCGTTGGTGGCCGCGTTCGTCTACGCGATCACGGTCATGGTGGGGGGTACGTCGGAGTGGCTGGTGATCGGCGTCCTGATCTCGTCGGCGTTCTTCGGTGTGCTCATGGTGCTTCCGATCGGCGGTGCCGATATGCCGGTGGTGATCTCGCTGCTCAACGCGGCCACGGGGTTGTCGGCGGCGGCGATGGGATTGGCGCTGGACAACACGGCGCTCATCGTGGCCGGGATGCTCGTCGGCGCGTCCGGGTCCATTCTCACCAACCTGATGGCCAAGGCGATGAATCGTCCGTTGGCGTCGATCCTCGCGGGTGGTGTCGGAGGGGGGACGGAAAGCTCGGGTGGTGACCGGACGGGGGACCGGCCCGTGCGCAGCACGAACGCCACCGACGCCGCCATCCAGCTGGCCTACGCGAACAGGGTCCTCGTCGTGCCGGGCTATGGCATGGCCGTGGCCCAGGCGCAGCACGTCGTGCGTGAACTGGCCGATCTGTTGGAGCGGAAGGGGGTGGACGTCGGGTACGCCGTCCACCCCGTGGCGGGGCGCATGCCCGGACACATGAACGTGCTGCTCGCCGAGGCCGACGTGCCGTACGAGTCGTTGAAGGACATGGACGAGAGCAACTCGCTGTTCGGGCAGACCGACGTGGCGCTGGTGATCGGTGCCAACGACGTCGTCAACCCCGCCGCGCGCACCGACCCGGACTCACCGATCTACGGCATGCCGATCCTCGACGTGTTGGCGAGCCGGTCGGTCATCGTGTTGAAGCGGTCGATGGGCGCGGGTTTCGCCGGGGTCGACAACGAGCTGTTCGTGGATCCGAAAACCCGCATGCTCTTCGGCGATGCGAAGGCGTCGGTGTCCGATGTGGTGGAAGAGCTGAAGAAGCTGTGA
- a CDS encoding proline--tRNA ligase, whose amino-acid sequence MITRMSSLFLRTLREDPADAEVPSHKLLVRAGYVRRVAPGGYSWLPLGLRVLRNVEAIVREEMDAIGAQEIQFPALLPKEPYETTGRWTEYGPSLFRLVDRKGADYLLGPTHEELFALTVKGEYSSYKDYPVILYQIQTKYRDEARPRAGILRGREFIMKDSYSFDLDDEGLARSYELHRNAYLRIFDRLGLDYVVVAATSGAMGGSASEEFLAVAETGEDTYVRSTESEYAANVEAVVTPAPPEQSVEDKPAAQVHYTPNTPTIETLVDFLNAADLGRTFTAADTLKNVLVKTRMPGEEDWKLLGIGVPGDREVDMKRLEASLAPAEVALLEDSDFAANPFLVKGYIGPGALQANGVRYLVDPRVVRGTAWVTGADKPDHHVVDLVCGRDFTPDGTVEAAEVREGDPSPDGRGTLVTARGIEIGHIFQLGRKYTDAFEVDALGPDSKPIRITMGSYGIGVSRVVAAIAEQHHDELGLVWPRSVAPADVHVVIAGKDDAVTEGGERLAAQLAERGVRVLLDDRKATPGVKFADAELIGVPTIVVVGRGLAKGVVEVKDRATGERTEVAVDSAVGHLVDLVSGDATK is encoded by the coding sequence CGCGAGGAGATGGACGCCATCGGCGCGCAGGAGATCCAGTTCCCCGCGCTGTTGCCGAAGGAGCCGTACGAGACCACGGGACGTTGGACCGAGTACGGCCCGAGCCTGTTCCGCCTCGTCGACCGCAAGGGAGCCGACTACCTGCTCGGCCCGACGCACGAGGAGCTGTTCGCGCTCACGGTGAAGGGCGAGTACTCCTCGTACAAGGACTATCCGGTCATCCTGTACCAGATCCAGACGAAGTACCGGGACGAAGCGCGGCCGAGGGCCGGAATCCTGCGGGGTCGGGAATTCATCATGAAGGACTCGTACTCCTTCGACCTCGACGACGAGGGGCTCGCGCGGTCCTACGAGCTGCACCGCAACGCCTACCTGCGGATCTTCGACCGGCTGGGACTCGACTACGTGGTGGTCGCCGCGACCTCCGGCGCGATGGGCGGTTCGGCGTCGGAGGAGTTCCTGGCCGTGGCCGAGACGGGTGAGGACACATACGTCCGCAGCACCGAGTCCGAGTACGCGGCCAATGTCGAGGCCGTGGTGACGCCCGCTCCGCCGGAGCAGTCGGTGGAGGACAAACCCGCGGCGCAGGTGCACTACACCCCCAACACGCCCACCATCGAAACGCTGGTGGACTTCCTCAACGCCGCCGATCTGGGGCGTACGTTCACCGCCGCCGACACGTTGAAGAACGTCCTCGTCAAGACCCGCATGCCGGGCGAGGAGGACTGGAAGCTGCTCGGTATCGGTGTGCCCGGTGACCGCGAGGTCGACATGAAGCGGCTGGAGGCCTCGCTGGCGCCCGCCGAGGTGGCGTTGTTGGAGGACTCCGACTTCGCCGCCAACCCGTTCCTCGTCAAGGGCTACATCGGCCCCGGGGCGTTGCAGGCCAACGGCGTGCGGTACCTGGTGGACCCGCGTGTCGTCCGTGGTACGGCGTGGGTGACCGGCGCGGACAAACCCGACCACCACGTCGTGGACCTGGTGTGCGGGCGTGACTTCACGCCGGACGGCACCGTGGAGGCCGCCGAGGTGCGTGAGGGTGACCCGTCCCCGGACGGTCGGGGCACCCTCGTCACGGCACGCGGTATCGAGATCGGCCACATCTTCCAGCTCGGCCGCAAGTACACCGATGCCTTCGAGGTCGACGCGCTCGGTCCCGACTCCAAACCCATCCGCATCACCATGGGTTCGTACGGCATCGGGGTGTCGCGTGTGGTCGCGGCCATCGCGGAGCAGCACCACGACGAGCTGGGCTTGGTGTGGCCCCGTTCCGTGGCGCCCGCCGACGTGCACGTGGTGATCGCGGGCAAGGACGACGCCGTCACCGAGGGCGGGGAGCGGTTGGCCGCCCAGCTGGCCGAACGCGGGGTTCGGGTCCTGCTGGACGATCGCAAGGCCACACCCGGGGTGAAGTTCGCCGACGCCGAACTCATCGGTGTGCCCACGATCGTGGTCGTCGGTCGTGGACTGGCCAAGGGCGTGGTCGAGGTCAAGGACCGCGCGACGGGCGAGCGCACCGAGGTCGCCGTGGATTCGGCCGTGGGGCATCTTGTGGATCTGGTCTCCGGGGATGCCACCAAGTAG
- a CDS encoding NAD(P) transhydrogenase subunit alpha, protein MLVHNLAILVLAGFLGFVVISRVPTTLHTPLMSGTNAIHGIVLLGGLIVLGMGTEGVLNKVLSVIAIALGTINVVGGFLVTDRMLGMFKRKSEDRPVDRPASGADS, encoded by the coding sequence ATGCTGGTCCACAATCTGGCGATCCTCGTGCTCGCCGGATTCCTCGGCTTCGTGGTGATCTCACGGGTGCCTACCACACTGCACACACCGTTGATGTCGGGCACCAACGCCATCCACGGCATCGTGCTGCTCGGCGGGCTCATCGTGTTGGGGATGGGCACCGAGGGGGTGCTCAACAAGGTGCTGTCGGTGATCGCCATCGCGTTGGGCACGATCAACGTGGTCGGCGGGTTCCTCGTCACCGACCGCATGCTCGGGATGTTCAAACGAAAATCCGAGGACAGACCGGTCGACCGGCCGGCGTCGGGAGCCGACTCATGA